One Lytechinus pictus isolate F3 Inbred chromosome 12, Lp3.0, whole genome shotgun sequence genomic region harbors:
- the LOC129272728 gene encoding dynactin subunit 1-like, with amino-acid sequence MVILNKISTAMQEGEYDANIPQDKIHPPVERRAVKVKSEICDAEGLGHKLESKESEMKEMKRQFKQKQDEVSTSQVRLGLVEKKLENASRDAEDKVRKVEQKLSSAQEQAKKKEKEFEATLDHMQVDIDSLEQEKSELKQRLTQISKRTLIDSITRTTPQSGVTAAMSGGAGQGSGSPAGPAVGSGGGGQVMVKDSPMLLQQMDTLRYALRHVKHENIRLRAHKMKNIMDELPPLKVPKKPVGIASPTGFVKLETDASAEKEEDTTALPSKDVAQLTRNTRKLMQDLHNLAACPSVVDISHRKPGTLPALEKATPKHQLVDRNCRIQDISKNLTQLKIEVQKLVTSQKPGAHVKSAFSQFTSTEYSKVQEEKDHATNLGKVYIPLATGQQPTSYSLNLQPHQLKQLYARVLST; translated from the exons ATGGTGATTCTGAATAAGATCAGCACAGCAATGCAGGAGGGAGAATATGATGCTAACATTCCACAAGACAAG ATCCATCCCCCAGTTGAACGCCGTGCGGTAAAAGTGAAGTCAGAGATATGTGATGCCGAAGGACTTGGTCATAAACTCGAGAGTAAGGAAAGTgagatgaaagaaatgaaacgaCAATTCAAACAAAAG CAAGATGAAGTGAGTACAAGTCAGGTCCGTCTTGGTCTGGTTGAGAAGAAGCTAGAGAACGCAAGCCGTGATGCTGAGGACAAGGTCCGCAAGGTTGAGCAGAAGCTGTCTTCGGCTCAAGAACaggcaaagaaaaaagaaaa AGAGTTTGAGGCTACCTTAGACCATATGCAGGTGGACATTGATTCTCTTGAGCAAGAGAAGAGTGAACTCAAGCAGAGGCTGACTCAAATATCCAAGCGGACATTGATTGACAGCATTACCAGGACCACACCACAGTCTGGTGTCACTGCTGCTATGTCAGGAGGGGCTGGGCAAG GTTCTGGTTCACCTGCCGGCCCTGCAGTAGGGTCAGGGGGCGGAGGTCAGGTCATGGTCAAAGATTCTCCCATGTTACTACAACAg ATGGATACACTACGCTATGCCCTCAGGCATGTTAAGCACGAGAACATTAGATTGAGAGCTCATAAAATGAAG aatatCATGGATGAGCTTCCCCCACTGAAAGTCCCCAAGAAGCCTGTTGGTATAGCCAGCCCTACTGGGTTTGTGAAGCTAGAGACTGACGCTTCTGCAGAGAAAGAGGAGGACACCACCGCATTACCCAGCAAAgatgtggctcaacttaccagGAACACTCGCAAACTCATGCAG GATTTACACAACCTTGCAGCCTGCCCTTCTGTGGTTGATATAAGCCACCGTAAACCAGGCACCTTGCCGGCCCTGGAGAAGGCCACACCCAAGCATCAGCTGGTTGATAGGAACTGCCGCATCCAAGATATCAGCAAGAACCTCACTCAG TTGAAAATTGAGGTGCAGAAGTTGGTGACATCACAGAAGCCTGGGGCGCATGTCAAATCTGCCTTCAGTCAATTCACTTCAACTGAATATTCCAAG GTCCAAGAGGAGAAAGACCATGCAACCAATCTCGGTAAAGTCTACATCCCTCTAGCAACCGGACAACAACCGACGTCTTACTCCCTCAATCTACAGCCCCATCAGCTCAAACAGCTCTATGCTAGGGTCCTATCAACATAA